A section of the Pleuronectes platessa chromosome 7, fPlePla1.1, whole genome shotgun sequence genome encodes:
- the irak4 gene encoding interleukin-1 receptor-associated kinase 4 isoform X6 — translation MNNSVTSATYVRNISYSSRRRLSDFLDPQDRWTEVAVSIRKPSGDFRYSQHHIRRFQGLVAQGRSPTEELLNDWGTTNSTVGELVDILKSHRLLAAASVLLPVEEASSEELQQASPPAAQTESELPTRFLEERQTQYSHVGSTRQPQTRQPQTLQPQTLQESSEPRDTGFSSFLYNELKEITGNFDDRPMSDGGSRLGEGGFGTVYKGLLNDKPVAVKKLNPMDNTSLDELQVQFYQEIQTLKVLKHENLVDMVGFCCDGQHPCVVYDFMANGSLLDRLACLNDSPPLTWQQRCVIGEGTARGLEYLHSNHHVHRDVKSANILLDDNLVAKISDFGLTRESAKRTSTTMMTERIVGTRAYMAPETLRGEITPKSDVFSFGVVLLEILSGIPPACENREPQFLMEVRYDIEDEDEDLTLDDIIDKKMTDWELSQVESIYSLACNCLHERKNRRPHINQVLSELRGVVKSISLDRQA, via the exons ATGAACAACTCGGTAACTTCCGCTACTTACGTCCGGAACATCAGCTACAGTTCCCGTCGCAGGTTGTCGGACTtcctggatcctcaggacaggtggacagaagTGGCTGTGTCCATACGGAAGCCGAGCGGGGACTTCAGGTACTCGCAGCATCACATCAG gaggtttcagggCCTGGTTGCTCAGGGCAGGAGTCCCACAGAGGAGCTGTTGAATGACTGGGGAACCACCAACAGTACAGTGGGGGAACTTGTGGACATTCTGAAGAGTCACAGGTTACTGGCTGCTGCTTCTGTCCTACTTCCTG TGGAGGAAGCCTCCtcagaagagctgcagcaagcgtctcctccagcagcacagacagagagtgagctTCCGACCAGATTcctggaggagagacagactCAGTATTCCCATGTCGGCTCCACTCG GCAGCCACAGACTCGGCAGCCACAGACTCTGCAGCCACAGACTCTGCAGGAGAGCAGTGAACCTCGGGACACAG GTTTCTCCAGCTTCTTGTACAATGAGCTGAAGGAGATCACGGGCAACTTTGACGACCGTCCCATGTCAGACGGCGGCAGCCGCCTCGGAGAGGGAGGCTTCGGCACCGTGTACAAAGGGCTCCTGAACGACAAGCCCGTCGCAGTGAAAAAGCTGAATCCA ATGGACAACACttccctggacgagctgcaggtTCAGTTCTATCAGGAGATCCAAACTCTGAAAGT GTTGAAGCATGAGAACTTGGTGGACATGGTTGGGTTTTGCTGTGACGGACAGCACCCGTGTGTGGTGTACGACTTCATGGCCAATGGATCTTTGCTTGACCGACTAGCGTGCCTG AATGATAGTCCTCCACTGACCTGGCAACAGAGATGCGTGATAGGAGAGGGGACGGCAAGAGGCCTGGAGTATCTGCACAGCAACCATCATGTGCACAGAGATGTCAAAAG TGCAAATATTCTGTTAGATGATAATCTTGTGGCGAAGATCTCCGACTTTGGGCTGACGAGAGAATCGGCCAAACGGACGTCGACGACCATGATGACAGAGAGGATTGTGGGAACCCGTGCATACATGGCGCCGGAGACCCTTAGAGGAGAGATCACACCCAAATCTGATGTCTTCAGCTTTGGAGTG GTGCTGCTGGAAATATTGTCTGGAATCCCGCCAGCCTGTGAGAACCGGGAGCCCCAGTTCCTG ATGGAGGTGAGGTATGATatagaggacgaggacgaggacctGACTCTGGACGACATTATAGACAAAAAGATGACAGACTGGGAGCTGAGTCAGGTGGAGAGCATCTACTCTTTGGCCTGTAACTGCCTCcatgagaggaaaaacagacgACCTCACATCAACCAG GTCCTGTCGGAGCTAAGGGGGGTCGTCAAAAGCATTTCACTGGATCGTCAGGCATAG
- the irak4 gene encoding interleukin-1 receptor-associated kinase 4 isoform X1 → MNNSVTSATYVRNISYSSRRRLSDFLDPQDRWTEVAVSIRKPSGDFRYSQHHIRRFQGLVAQGRSPTEELLNDWGTTNSTVGELVDILKSHRLLAAASVLLPVEEASSEELQQASPPAAQTESELPTRFLEERQTQYSHVGSTRQPQTLQPQTLQPQTRQPQTLQPQTLQESSEPRDTGDCFSSFLYNELKEITGNFDDRPMSDGGSRLGEGGFGTVYKGLLNDKPVAVKKLNPMDNTSLDELQVQFYQEIQTLKVLKHENLVDMVGFCCDGQHPCVVYDFMANGSLLDRLACLNDSPPLTWQQRCVIGEGTARGLEYLHSNHHVHRDVKSANILLDDNLVAKISDFGLTRESAKRTSTTMMTERIVGTRAYMAPETLRGEITPKSDVFSFGVVLLEILSGIPPACENREPQFLMEVRYDIEDEDEDLTLDDIIDKKMTDWELSQVESIYSLACNCLHERKNRRPHINQVLSELRGVVKSISLDRQA, encoded by the exons ATGAACAACTCGGTAACTTCCGCTACTTACGTCCGGAACATCAGCTACAGTTCCCGTCGCAGGTTGTCGGACTtcctggatcctcaggacaggtggacagaagTGGCTGTGTCCATACGGAAGCCGAGCGGGGACTTCAGGTACTCGCAGCATCACATCAG gaggtttcagggCCTGGTTGCTCAGGGCAGGAGTCCCACAGAGGAGCTGTTGAATGACTGGGGAACCACCAACAGTACAGTGGGGGAACTTGTGGACATTCTGAAGAGTCACAGGTTACTGGCTGCTGCTTCTGTCCTACTTCCTG TGGAGGAAGCCTCCtcagaagagctgcagcaagcgtctcctccagcagcacagacagagagtgagctTCCGACCAGATTcctggaggagagacagactCAGTATTCCCATGTCGGCTCCACTCGGCAGCCACAGACTCTGCAGCCACAGACTCTGCAGCCACAGACTCGGCAGCCACAGACTCTGCAGCCACAGACTCTGCAGGAGAGCAGTGAACCTCGGGACACAGGCGACT GTTTCTCCAGCTTCTTGTACAATGAGCTGAAGGAGATCACGGGCAACTTTGACGACCGTCCCATGTCAGACGGCGGCAGCCGCCTCGGAGAGGGAGGCTTCGGCACCGTGTACAAAGGGCTCCTGAACGACAAGCCCGTCGCAGTGAAAAAGCTGAATCCA ATGGACAACACttccctggacgagctgcaggtTCAGTTCTATCAGGAGATCCAAACTCTGAAAGT GTTGAAGCATGAGAACTTGGTGGACATGGTTGGGTTTTGCTGTGACGGACAGCACCCGTGTGTGGTGTACGACTTCATGGCCAATGGATCTTTGCTTGACCGACTAGCGTGCCTG AATGATAGTCCTCCACTGACCTGGCAACAGAGATGCGTGATAGGAGAGGGGACGGCAAGAGGCCTGGAGTATCTGCACAGCAACCATCATGTGCACAGAGATGTCAAAAG TGCAAATATTCTGTTAGATGATAATCTTGTGGCGAAGATCTCCGACTTTGGGCTGACGAGAGAATCGGCCAAACGGACGTCGACGACCATGATGACAGAGAGGATTGTGGGAACCCGTGCATACATGGCGCCGGAGACCCTTAGAGGAGAGATCACACCCAAATCTGATGTCTTCAGCTTTGGAGTG GTGCTGCTGGAAATATTGTCTGGAATCCCGCCAGCCTGTGAGAACCGGGAGCCCCAGTTCCTG ATGGAGGTGAGGTATGATatagaggacgaggacgaggacctGACTCTGGACGACATTATAGACAAAAAGATGACAGACTGGGAGCTGAGTCAGGTGGAGAGCATCTACTCTTTGGCCTGTAACTGCCTCcatgagaggaaaaacagacgACCTCACATCAACCAG GTCCTGTCGGAGCTAAGGGGGGTCGTCAAAAGCATTTCACTGGATCGTCAGGCATAG
- the irak4 gene encoding interleukin-1 receptor-associated kinase 4 isoform X4, which translates to MNNSVTSATYVRNISYSSRRRLSDFLDPQDRWTEVAVSIRKPSGDFRYSQHHIRRFQGLVAQGRSPTEELLNDWGTTNSTVGELVDILKSHRLLAAASVLLPVEEASSEELQQASPPAAQTESELPTRFLEERQTQYSHVGSTRQPQTRQPQTLQPQTLQESSEPRDTGDCFSSFLYNELKEITGNFDDRPMSDGGSRLGEGGFGTVYKGLLNDKPVAVKKLNPMDNTSLDELQVQFYQEIQTLKVLKHENLVDMVGFCCDGQHPCVVYDFMANGSLLDRLACLNDSPPLTWQQRCVIGEGTARGLEYLHSNHHVHRDVKSANILLDDNLVAKISDFGLTRESAKRTSTTMMTERIVGTRAYMAPETLRGEITPKSDVFSFGVVLLEILSGIPPACENREPQFLMEVRYDIEDEDEDLTLDDIIDKKMTDWELSQVESIYSLACNCLHERKNRRPHINQVLSELRGVVKSISLDRQA; encoded by the exons ATGAACAACTCGGTAACTTCCGCTACTTACGTCCGGAACATCAGCTACAGTTCCCGTCGCAGGTTGTCGGACTtcctggatcctcaggacaggtggacagaagTGGCTGTGTCCATACGGAAGCCGAGCGGGGACTTCAGGTACTCGCAGCATCACATCAG gaggtttcagggCCTGGTTGCTCAGGGCAGGAGTCCCACAGAGGAGCTGTTGAATGACTGGGGAACCACCAACAGTACAGTGGGGGAACTTGTGGACATTCTGAAGAGTCACAGGTTACTGGCTGCTGCTTCTGTCCTACTTCCTG TGGAGGAAGCCTCCtcagaagagctgcagcaagcgtctcctccagcagcacagacagagagtgagctTCCGACCAGATTcctggaggagagacagactCAGTATTCCCATGTCGGCTCCACTCG GCAGCCACAGACTCGGCAGCCACAGACTCTGCAGCCACAGACTCTGCAGGAGAGCAGTGAACCTCGGGACACAGGCGACT GTTTCTCCAGCTTCTTGTACAATGAGCTGAAGGAGATCACGGGCAACTTTGACGACCGTCCCATGTCAGACGGCGGCAGCCGCCTCGGAGAGGGAGGCTTCGGCACCGTGTACAAAGGGCTCCTGAACGACAAGCCCGTCGCAGTGAAAAAGCTGAATCCA ATGGACAACACttccctggacgagctgcaggtTCAGTTCTATCAGGAGATCCAAACTCTGAAAGT GTTGAAGCATGAGAACTTGGTGGACATGGTTGGGTTTTGCTGTGACGGACAGCACCCGTGTGTGGTGTACGACTTCATGGCCAATGGATCTTTGCTTGACCGACTAGCGTGCCTG AATGATAGTCCTCCACTGACCTGGCAACAGAGATGCGTGATAGGAGAGGGGACGGCAAGAGGCCTGGAGTATCTGCACAGCAACCATCATGTGCACAGAGATGTCAAAAG TGCAAATATTCTGTTAGATGATAATCTTGTGGCGAAGATCTCCGACTTTGGGCTGACGAGAGAATCGGCCAAACGGACGTCGACGACCATGATGACAGAGAGGATTGTGGGAACCCGTGCATACATGGCGCCGGAGACCCTTAGAGGAGAGATCACACCCAAATCTGATGTCTTCAGCTTTGGAGTG GTGCTGCTGGAAATATTGTCTGGAATCCCGCCAGCCTGTGAGAACCGGGAGCCCCAGTTCCTG ATGGAGGTGAGGTATGATatagaggacgaggacgaggacctGACTCTGGACGACATTATAGACAAAAAGATGACAGACTGGGAGCTGAGTCAGGTGGAGAGCATCTACTCTTTGGCCTGTAACTGCCTCcatgagaggaaaaacagacgACCTCACATCAACCAG GTCCTGTCGGAGCTAAGGGGGGTCGTCAAAAGCATTTCACTGGATCGTCAGGCATAG
- the irak4 gene encoding interleukin-1 receptor-associated kinase 4 isoform X2, with product MNNSVTSATYVRNISYSSRRRLSDFLDPQDRWTEVAVSIRKPSGDFRYSQHHIRRFQGLVAQGRSPTEELLNDWGTTNSTVGELVDILKSHRLLAAASVLLPVEEASSEELQQASPPAAQTESELPTRFLEERQTQYSHVGSTRQPQTLQPQTLQPQTRQPQTLQPQTLQESSEPRDTGFSSFLYNELKEITGNFDDRPMSDGGSRLGEGGFGTVYKGLLNDKPVAVKKLNPMDNTSLDELQVQFYQEIQTLKVLKHENLVDMVGFCCDGQHPCVVYDFMANGSLLDRLACLNDSPPLTWQQRCVIGEGTARGLEYLHSNHHVHRDVKSANILLDDNLVAKISDFGLTRESAKRTSTTMMTERIVGTRAYMAPETLRGEITPKSDVFSFGVVLLEILSGIPPACENREPQFLMEVRYDIEDEDEDLTLDDIIDKKMTDWELSQVESIYSLACNCLHERKNRRPHINQVLSELRGVVKSISLDRQA from the exons ATGAACAACTCGGTAACTTCCGCTACTTACGTCCGGAACATCAGCTACAGTTCCCGTCGCAGGTTGTCGGACTtcctggatcctcaggacaggtggacagaagTGGCTGTGTCCATACGGAAGCCGAGCGGGGACTTCAGGTACTCGCAGCATCACATCAG gaggtttcagggCCTGGTTGCTCAGGGCAGGAGTCCCACAGAGGAGCTGTTGAATGACTGGGGAACCACCAACAGTACAGTGGGGGAACTTGTGGACATTCTGAAGAGTCACAGGTTACTGGCTGCTGCTTCTGTCCTACTTCCTG TGGAGGAAGCCTCCtcagaagagctgcagcaagcgtctcctccagcagcacagacagagagtgagctTCCGACCAGATTcctggaggagagacagactCAGTATTCCCATGTCGGCTCCACTCGGCAGCCACAGACTCTGCAGCCACAGACTCTGCAGCCACAGACTCGGCAGCCACAGACTCTGCAGCCACAGACTCTGCAGGAGAGCAGTGAACCTCGGGACACAG GTTTCTCCAGCTTCTTGTACAATGAGCTGAAGGAGATCACGGGCAACTTTGACGACCGTCCCATGTCAGACGGCGGCAGCCGCCTCGGAGAGGGAGGCTTCGGCACCGTGTACAAAGGGCTCCTGAACGACAAGCCCGTCGCAGTGAAAAAGCTGAATCCA ATGGACAACACttccctggacgagctgcaggtTCAGTTCTATCAGGAGATCCAAACTCTGAAAGT GTTGAAGCATGAGAACTTGGTGGACATGGTTGGGTTTTGCTGTGACGGACAGCACCCGTGTGTGGTGTACGACTTCATGGCCAATGGATCTTTGCTTGACCGACTAGCGTGCCTG AATGATAGTCCTCCACTGACCTGGCAACAGAGATGCGTGATAGGAGAGGGGACGGCAAGAGGCCTGGAGTATCTGCACAGCAACCATCATGTGCACAGAGATGTCAAAAG TGCAAATATTCTGTTAGATGATAATCTTGTGGCGAAGATCTCCGACTTTGGGCTGACGAGAGAATCGGCCAAACGGACGTCGACGACCATGATGACAGAGAGGATTGTGGGAACCCGTGCATACATGGCGCCGGAGACCCTTAGAGGAGAGATCACACCCAAATCTGATGTCTTCAGCTTTGGAGTG GTGCTGCTGGAAATATTGTCTGGAATCCCGCCAGCCTGTGAGAACCGGGAGCCCCAGTTCCTG ATGGAGGTGAGGTATGATatagaggacgaggacgaggacctGACTCTGGACGACATTATAGACAAAAAGATGACAGACTGGGAGCTGAGTCAGGTGGAGAGCATCTACTCTTTGGCCTGTAACTGCCTCcatgagaggaaaaacagacgACCTCACATCAACCAG GTCCTGTCGGAGCTAAGGGGGGTCGTCAAAAGCATTTCACTGGATCGTCAGGCATAG
- the irak4 gene encoding interleukin-1 receptor-associated kinase 4 isoform X5, which produces MNNSVTSATYVRNISYSSRRRLSDFLDPQDRWTEVAVSIRKPSGDFRYSQHHIRRFQGLVAQGRSPTEELLNDWGTTNSTVGELVDILKSHRLLAAASVLLPVEEASSEELQQASPPAAQTESELPTRFLEERQTQYSHVGSTRQPQTLQPQTLQPQTRQESSEPRDTGFSSFLYNELKEITGNFDDRPMSDGGSRLGEGGFGTVYKGLLNDKPVAVKKLNPMDNTSLDELQVQFYQEIQTLKVLKHENLVDMVGFCCDGQHPCVVYDFMANGSLLDRLACLNDSPPLTWQQRCVIGEGTARGLEYLHSNHHVHRDVKSANILLDDNLVAKISDFGLTRESAKRTSTTMMTERIVGTRAYMAPETLRGEITPKSDVFSFGVVLLEILSGIPPACENREPQFLMEVRYDIEDEDEDLTLDDIIDKKMTDWELSQVESIYSLACNCLHERKNRRPHINQVLSELRGVVKSISLDRQA; this is translated from the exons ATGAACAACTCGGTAACTTCCGCTACTTACGTCCGGAACATCAGCTACAGTTCCCGTCGCAGGTTGTCGGACTtcctggatcctcaggacaggtggacagaagTGGCTGTGTCCATACGGAAGCCGAGCGGGGACTTCAGGTACTCGCAGCATCACATCAG gaggtttcagggCCTGGTTGCTCAGGGCAGGAGTCCCACAGAGGAGCTGTTGAATGACTGGGGAACCACCAACAGTACAGTGGGGGAACTTGTGGACATTCTGAAGAGTCACAGGTTACTGGCTGCTGCTTCTGTCCTACTTCCTG TGGAGGAAGCCTCCtcagaagagctgcagcaagcgtctcctccagcagcacagacagagagtgagctTCCGACCAGATTcctggaggagagacagactCAGTATTCCCATGTCGGCTCCACTCGGCAGCCACAGACTCTGCAGCCACAGACTCTGCAGCCACAGACTCG GCAGGAGAGCAGTGAACCTCGGGACACAG GTTTCTCCAGCTTCTTGTACAATGAGCTGAAGGAGATCACGGGCAACTTTGACGACCGTCCCATGTCAGACGGCGGCAGCCGCCTCGGAGAGGGAGGCTTCGGCACCGTGTACAAAGGGCTCCTGAACGACAAGCCCGTCGCAGTGAAAAAGCTGAATCCA ATGGACAACACttccctggacgagctgcaggtTCAGTTCTATCAGGAGATCCAAACTCTGAAAGT GTTGAAGCATGAGAACTTGGTGGACATGGTTGGGTTTTGCTGTGACGGACAGCACCCGTGTGTGGTGTACGACTTCATGGCCAATGGATCTTTGCTTGACCGACTAGCGTGCCTG AATGATAGTCCTCCACTGACCTGGCAACAGAGATGCGTGATAGGAGAGGGGACGGCAAGAGGCCTGGAGTATCTGCACAGCAACCATCATGTGCACAGAGATGTCAAAAG TGCAAATATTCTGTTAGATGATAATCTTGTGGCGAAGATCTCCGACTTTGGGCTGACGAGAGAATCGGCCAAACGGACGTCGACGACCATGATGACAGAGAGGATTGTGGGAACCCGTGCATACATGGCGCCGGAGACCCTTAGAGGAGAGATCACACCCAAATCTGATGTCTTCAGCTTTGGAGTG GTGCTGCTGGAAATATTGTCTGGAATCCCGCCAGCCTGTGAGAACCGGGAGCCCCAGTTCCTG ATGGAGGTGAGGTATGATatagaggacgaggacgaggacctGACTCTGGACGACATTATAGACAAAAAGATGACAGACTGGGAGCTGAGTCAGGTGGAGAGCATCTACTCTTTGGCCTGTAACTGCCTCcatgagaggaaaaacagacgACCTCACATCAACCAG GTCCTGTCGGAGCTAAGGGGGGTCGTCAAAAGCATTTCACTGGATCGTCAGGCATAG
- the irak4 gene encoding interleukin-1 receptor-associated kinase 4 isoform X3, giving the protein MNNSVTSATYVRNISYSSRRRLSDFLDPQDRWTEVAVSIRKPSGDFRYSQHHIRRFQGLVAQGRSPTEELLNDWGTTNSTVGELVDILKSHRLLAAASVLLPVEEASSEELQQASPPAAQTESELPTRFLEERQTQYSHVGSTRQPQTLQPQTLQPQTRQESSEPRDTGDCFSSFLYNELKEITGNFDDRPMSDGGSRLGEGGFGTVYKGLLNDKPVAVKKLNPMDNTSLDELQVQFYQEIQTLKVLKHENLVDMVGFCCDGQHPCVVYDFMANGSLLDRLACLNDSPPLTWQQRCVIGEGTARGLEYLHSNHHVHRDVKSANILLDDNLVAKISDFGLTRESAKRTSTTMMTERIVGTRAYMAPETLRGEITPKSDVFSFGVVLLEILSGIPPACENREPQFLMEVRYDIEDEDEDLTLDDIIDKKMTDWELSQVESIYSLACNCLHERKNRRPHINQVLSELRGVVKSISLDRQA; this is encoded by the exons ATGAACAACTCGGTAACTTCCGCTACTTACGTCCGGAACATCAGCTACAGTTCCCGTCGCAGGTTGTCGGACTtcctggatcctcaggacaggtggacagaagTGGCTGTGTCCATACGGAAGCCGAGCGGGGACTTCAGGTACTCGCAGCATCACATCAG gaggtttcagggCCTGGTTGCTCAGGGCAGGAGTCCCACAGAGGAGCTGTTGAATGACTGGGGAACCACCAACAGTACAGTGGGGGAACTTGTGGACATTCTGAAGAGTCACAGGTTACTGGCTGCTGCTTCTGTCCTACTTCCTG TGGAGGAAGCCTCCtcagaagagctgcagcaagcgtctcctccagcagcacagacagagagtgagctTCCGACCAGATTcctggaggagagacagactCAGTATTCCCATGTCGGCTCCACTCGGCAGCCACAGACTCTGCAGCCACAGACTCTGCAGCCACAGACTCG GCAGGAGAGCAGTGAACCTCGGGACACAGGCGACT GTTTCTCCAGCTTCTTGTACAATGAGCTGAAGGAGATCACGGGCAACTTTGACGACCGTCCCATGTCAGACGGCGGCAGCCGCCTCGGAGAGGGAGGCTTCGGCACCGTGTACAAAGGGCTCCTGAACGACAAGCCCGTCGCAGTGAAAAAGCTGAATCCA ATGGACAACACttccctggacgagctgcaggtTCAGTTCTATCAGGAGATCCAAACTCTGAAAGT GTTGAAGCATGAGAACTTGGTGGACATGGTTGGGTTTTGCTGTGACGGACAGCACCCGTGTGTGGTGTACGACTTCATGGCCAATGGATCTTTGCTTGACCGACTAGCGTGCCTG AATGATAGTCCTCCACTGACCTGGCAACAGAGATGCGTGATAGGAGAGGGGACGGCAAGAGGCCTGGAGTATCTGCACAGCAACCATCATGTGCACAGAGATGTCAAAAG TGCAAATATTCTGTTAGATGATAATCTTGTGGCGAAGATCTCCGACTTTGGGCTGACGAGAGAATCGGCCAAACGGACGTCGACGACCATGATGACAGAGAGGATTGTGGGAACCCGTGCATACATGGCGCCGGAGACCCTTAGAGGAGAGATCACACCCAAATCTGATGTCTTCAGCTTTGGAGTG GTGCTGCTGGAAATATTGTCTGGAATCCCGCCAGCCTGTGAGAACCGGGAGCCCCAGTTCCTG ATGGAGGTGAGGTATGATatagaggacgaggacgaggacctGACTCTGGACGACATTATAGACAAAAAGATGACAGACTGGGAGCTGAGTCAGGTGGAGAGCATCTACTCTTTGGCCTGTAACTGCCTCcatgagaggaaaaacagacgACCTCACATCAACCAG GTCCTGTCGGAGCTAAGGGGGGTCGTCAAAAGCATTTCACTGGATCGTCAGGCATAG